TTGTTGTATCAGGAATGAAATGCACCACCTTAtaagtgtcagttgaatcatcaTAACCAAATGTCAAACTAAGAGGATAACATAAGTCCGTTTGATAAGAATACCCTAACTTTTCTGATATTGTTCTTGTGGCAGGATTCCAAACACGGATATGCTTATCAGTATTCCCAAGGATGCAAGAATCAGCTAACAAGCAGAGCAAACCATTGCAGGAACCAACAATATAGAAGTCGTATTTATCATTCAATTGACGGTAATGACCATTGGGAAGAGTGGTAATGATTGGAGGATTCTCCAACAAACAGAAAGTTGTGAAAGATACCTCATTCCAAGAAGATACAAGTGTGAAATCTGCATTTAGTGCAGATCGATTAAGGTGCCGTTTGACAAAGGTGGGATCAGTGATGAATGACTTCCATGACTTACTGACACATCTCAGTCGGAGGAGTGATTTGACGGGAAGAAAGGAAAGCACTTCCACAACAAGTTCTTCCGGGAGGAATACCGGCAACGGCAGAAGTTGGGAGGAAGGAGATTCATAGGAAAACCAGACGAGTTCAAAAATGTAGGTCTCGGGGGTTTACTTATAGTATTGCTGTTGCTATTTTTTTGGCACAACTATAGCGTATTTTCTTACTTTCTTCgagtttcactttttttttttttaatattgtgtaCAGAATTTTTACTATTGCTGTAAAATTGCTGTAAAATTTCAATGCTAAAATAACTGGAAAGTTtataattttactatttaataaattatatcgTACAAGTTATAACAATTTATttactaaatttattttttatatattatagcatATAGCTAGACTTGACTACattcaaagaaaacaagaagagaaatacaaacaaaacaTAAATTGTTAAGTGTAAAGACAAGTAAATTAAAGAGATATTACGTCCAAACTCAAGTctagaacaagaacaaaacttcCATATAGGTCATGATGCAATTTATTATAGAATGAATtgaaacaacagaaaatgtgcGGCACCGGCCTTCATCCGTGCCACCATGAATAAAAGCCTGCACCACACGTAACATGGGGGTATGTTATTAAAGATTTTAGAGCAAAACACATTCAATTGATAGAGATTGTCAAACTGTTCTAGCTAATACAGGATCAATCAACAATACAATCAAATAAAGCCATCTtcgtatttataataaatatcatTATTTGATTCAATACAATCAAACTGTTACCATAGCCAATACATaaataatcataatattttaaCAATACAATACAATCAAATCAAAGACATCATAAGAAATTAATCACGCAACTCTTAATATAGAAAAAGCATAAATGTATTAACCCAATTTCAAACAAGAAAATCATTGTAAAGGAACCTACTTTCAACAATACCAAACTAGACTTTTAACATAATCCTTTGGATTGTACTGCCAATAATTTTGCATTCCTTCAACTCTATTATCTCTGCAATTATAGATGAGTGCTTGGAATTTGTAAGTGAGTAATAGTGTACCATTCTTCTCCGAATGACATATTGGCATCAAATGATATAAGTGATCAGCTATTTGAAGGCTATGAGAACTAATTTTAAATAATCGAGTCCAAGAGCCTTCAACTCCAAATTCCTTCATTTGCCATACAATAAAATGAGTTTGTTTGAAATCAtaagaaaaacaaagaaaatcatTTAACACACTTAGATTTGGATTGATAATTGGCACTTCATCGAAACCTTGAGGGGGTAGGAGGGGGTAGAAACTGCGTATGTGTGTCTGTTCTGAAATCAAATGAATTAATTTGCCATTTATCAGTGTAATTATGAATTGCCAACCAATTGAAACTACCACGCAAATTAAGAACATTCGTCGTGAAATCAAGATCAAGATCCAAAGGAGAATTTTGTATATTTCTCCAAACATTATTGCCCAAACTAAACACTCTTACATGTGTATTATCATGGTCGAGATAGACCACCTTATAAGTGTCTGTTGAATCATCGTAACCAAATGTGAAATGATTAGGGAAACATAGGCTATTTAGACCAAAATACCCTAATTTTTCGGATATTTTCCTCGTGGCGGGATTCCAAAAACGAAGATACCGCTCCTTATAACCATTGGCAGAAGAATCACCAAACAAGCAGAGCAGACCATTGCAGGAACCAACTATATAGAAGCAGTCCTTATCATTCAATTGATGGTGAGGATCCTTGGAAAGATTAATAGTGATCGGAGGATTCTTCAACAAAGGAAAAGCTGTGAAGGATATGTCACCCCAGGAAGAAGATACAAGTGTGAggtccatggttttaaattgcggctgCGGTTGCGGATGTTGCGACTGCGGTCATTGCGTTTGTTGTGATGCGCATTGCTGCCATTGCGGCGTGAATTTTTAAAAGGAAgtgtttaaaatattttattgaaaaatacttaataatgttatgttttttcattgtataagaagtaaattgagttttagaATTCTAATACATTGATTTTtgatgaaaacacttaaaaaaaaacatgattaaaaTTGTCCGATGGGGTTCCTAATGCATCCGGAAGCGAGACTttaaaatcacaccgcaattgcggtccGATTTACTTCACATTAAACGCAATTGCGGAAGCGTTTATAAAGATTTTTCAATAGTTCAGAATATTTACTTTTGCACTGAAAATCACCCAATCAAAAGACCAAACTCTAGAGAGGTTTAAATTCAAACTACCATTTTAAATTGTTTGGCTTAGGGTCGTTAACAAGGACCTTTCCTTTTTTGTCTTTTGTTAAGGGCTACAAGTTAAAGGGTATGACATTCACATTATGCTGATCTGAAAGAATTTGCATATAAATTTGTATAGATTAGTAGACATTTGCATTTAAATAATAGAGCAAAAAATTGTGAAGATTTCTGCAGAGTTATCCGAGCTGTAAGATCACATGTATTTGATAGAGAATGCCATCAAACTGTGGAGTATTTGAAGAatgtttgttttttattctatccTGAAAGCACGGCCTACAATGATAAACACAACTAATTGTCACTTTAATTGCTTTATATGCAAACAGAGATATTTCAGTCACAATAATGAAACCACAAAATTAATCCATGAATTTATGCATGATCCATCAAGTCATATAGAAAAAAAGAGATTCATATCAAAACGAATAGTATTAGAGCTCAATCAAGCTTGTAGTTATGAAGTTTAATAAATAAGCAATTACAGTATGTAAGAATACTGAAACACCTTTCTGTTTTCATCTACGAATTGCATACTGAGTTATGGCTTTCATTTCTGAGCCTATCATTCTCAGATTAGTGCTTGCAGCCACAAAAACAACATTTTAGCATCCTAGAATAACAAGAATGACATCATATTATTGAGACAAAGCCGTCTTTAAAGACGTGCAAGATCGTCTACTTTCATGATCCAAAATTTGACATAGTTAAATTGTGGTTAAATAAAGGCTAGTAAAACTATTTTTAACGATTAAACTATAGCAAAATAAAGACcttatttgtttttcaactaaattGTGACTAACCTATAAAGAGCCTCTGAAAACTTAAGAAGTCTCTCATTATAAATTATTGTTTGCAATAACCAAATCAGatttttaaatacaaataaaaacagATTCAATTTATATAAAGATTGTCAAAGTCAAACTGTCATAGCCAATGCATAATCAGTAAACACTTCAATCAAATCAAAGCCATCATATAGAAATGATTACACAGCATATATTAATATCCAAAttcaaaaaaagtaaataaatcatGTAGGAGACTAACTTTCAACAATAccaaaccaaactttcaacataaTTATGGAACGGCCAAGATTGATTGATTCTTTTAACTCTATTATCCCTCCAATTATAGAGAATTATATGACGTTGATATGCGTCTGTCAATAACAGTGTATCATTCTTCTCCAAAAGGCATAGTGGCAACAAATTATGGCGGAATTCATTAAATGGACAATCTATTTGAAGATTATTACGATAACTAATTTTAAGGAATTGAGTCCAAGAGTCTTCCACTCCAAATTCCTTCATTTGCCATATAACAAAATGAGTTTGATTGAAATCATGAGAAAAACAAAGACAATCCTTTAACACACTTAGATTTGGATTAATAATTGGCTCATCATCAAAACTCGGAGGAGGCAACAATTGAGTGTGTATTTCGGTGCCTAAATTAAGAGaaacaatcacaatttttttaccGATATAATTATGATTTGCCAACCAAATGAAGCTACCACTCAATTGCACAACGTTCATTATGCAATCATGATCCAGAGGAGAATTTTGAATATTTCTCCAAACATTATGGCCCAAACTAAAAACTCTTACCTGTGTTGTATGAGATATGAAATAGGCCACCTTATAAGTGCCGGTTGAATCATCATAACCAAATATCAAAGTAGGAGGATGACTTGCGTTGTCATAgctggaaaaccctaatttttctgATATTGCCCGGGTGGCGGGATTCCAAACACGAAGACGCATCTCTGTATGCTCATTGAAGAAAGAAAGACCTAAGAAACATATCAATCCATTGCAGGAACCAATTACAAACGTGTGATCCTTATCTTTCAATTGATGATAAGGATCATAGGAAAGATTGACAGTGATTGGAGGTTTCTCCAACAAACAAAAAGCTGCCACACCctcattcaagaaagaagagacaAGTGTGAGGTTGGCATTCCGTGTAGATCGATTAAGGTGTTGTTTGACAAAGATGGGATTGGAGATGAGTGACTTCCATGACTTACTGACACATCTCAGTTGCAGGAGTGATTTGACGGGAAGAATCGAAAGCACTTCGGCAATAAGTTCTTCCGGGAGATATACCGGCGAGCGACGGTGACATGTTGGGATGAGATTCATGTACGAGTATATAAAATTTGGAGCTACAAAGTCGAACCCTAATTACACCCACAGAAAAATAGAATGGTTTTTTTACTCAAAAATAGAATGAATTCAAAACTGTAGCAATCCTGCATTTAGAATATTATTTATGCTTAATTTTGATTCTGTATTttaacttaaataatttttaCATCTTAAATTCAagcaattttatatatttttatgattttgaactcaaaataaaaaatttatttactttttaataatattttactcATATATGTTCCACACTAATAGAACTATTATATTTTCTTATGTTTCACAATAACACTCTAATGAAAAATATTTTCgaacttaaatttaaaatatgtatattccACTTATATTGTTATATGATATTTTCTTACGTTTCACAATGACATGTTATTAAAAGATAAGTATATTATCAAATTTAACAATTATCAACCATCCCAAGGATCCTTGCTATCATCTGAAATTGAAAGATGAAAACGTATATCGTGTAATTGGTTGCTACGATGATTGCATTGTTTGTTAGGCTTTTGTAACATCAATGGGAATATAGACGTGGTTTCTCTTTTAGACACAGCCACCAGGACAATGTCACAAAGATTAGGTTCTCTTTCGTATCTAATTAtccttttaatttcatatttggttatgataaatcaaacaacaaatataaggtggtggtggtaacacaaaaaacatgTTAATGTTTTCAGCTTGCAAGAAAATGCTTGGAGAGATATTCCAAATCCTCCTATGGCTCCTAATTGCCCGATGGGTTCTGTGTATGTGCGTGGTAGTGTTTATTGGTTGACATATTACAACTATACTGCTTTTAATGAAGTGACAATTATCAATCCAAATCTATGTGCGTTAAATGATTGTCTTTGTTTTTGTCATGATTTCGAGCAAACTCATTTTATTATATGGCAAAAGAATGAATTTGGAGTGAAAGACTCTTGGACTCAATTCCTTAAAATTAGTTATAATAATCTTCAAATAGATTATCCATTTAAGGGTTTGCTGCCATTATATCTTTCGGAGAAGAATGATATAGTATTATTTAGAGCTGTCAGAATGGGCTAGCCCATAACGGCCGGCCCGCCCGGCCCGAAAAATCATAGGATTTGGGCCTTCAAATTAGAGTCCATATTTTTAAGGGTTTTTTTAGCCCAGCCCTAAAAAGACCGCTgtccattagggctagcccatatgggctaTGGGTAGCCCATGAGGCCCATACaagtataaattttaaaaaattgtattagTTTTTATATTGTGTCTCTTccaaataaaatattgatttttctcacttcactaaattttgtttctattatattcaatctttcttctttaaatattatacattaatataatcaacattatttTCTCGTATTCTATTAGTTTctcttatattaaatattatacattaatataatcaacattatttTCTCGTATTCTATTAGTTTctcttatattaaatatttgagtATTATTTTCTACAATTTAAACATGTAAtgtatttaaaaacacattatagtatttataaaagatgatatagtacttaaaaatgtattagggttaaaataatataattttttatttaaattataataaatataatggattttttattttaaatttttttattaaaaaaagcccGTTTATGGCCGAGTAGCCCACAAGTTATAGGagctgcaagaaaggaatctttcatttaaaaatgattttgctTCATAACTTATTCATCTTCATTCTTgtattcaagtgttcatggtgccttcttcacaaaatcatatctcatgaatGAAGCAATGTattttcatgctacttagctcTTTAGAAAGCCCTagctacatacttcaattcactatttaaaagtttcctcaaaaatctttttggatcattgagaaaaatggccataaagttaagaaaaaatccaagtaaaacacttgaaaatttctccaagtcttttgaaaattatcttcttaattccatatctctcaaaataatcattttttgcaaaaaagtttcaatgtgataagttgtttgttttgccaagatctacaactttaatgttgggagatttttgagtgtgtaagcaaaattttgagatccatgaattaggtcaaaatacacttaaaaaccctaatttgactttttgttgacttttttattcttgatgaattctttgaattttctttaacCAAATGTCTtgaatatccatatgatgatgatttggatccttaaaagtccacaGTTatctatttttctcaaaagtcaaaggttgacttgcacagttgactttttccaaatgaactgcaattttgtgatttccaaatgaatctagctctccttttcaaatgaatgatatggaaGGACTATAGTGTTGATTTGGATgtccttgaatcatattttgagtcttggaaccatctcctgattaaaagtcaatcctctagtgaaattaggtctaaaccctaatttgagcttctgatgaacttgaaggtgattgttCTTGCATTGACCCGTCCTTGGATCTTGGTATTGATTAGAGAGCCCCTTGAATCATAGAAGAATGTTGAATTtatttgtgggcctcaaaactcAAATTTTCTTAGCTTCCTCCTGAGCAGTCTCCTGTCTTGGGacgcaagcaacaaacaacaatttttgtatttttgggttaatgaatgataaatgcatgatgattatgataacaatgatgatcctaatgtTTAGGCTAtagtgggatctcagtggtcaaaaattggggtgcaacaatctTTTGTAGCTATTCTATTATGAACGAAACGCCAACTAAAAAAACAGAATTTTAGATGGAGCTTTTACCTTTAAAATGTTATTGATTGCTTTCACCAAACCCGATTTTAGAGGTGGTCCGGACAGGTTGATTTTGAATCTTTCATAGCATGATTTAACGGAGAAATTACCGTCCTCATTAGGCCTCCAAGAAAAGGAATCCACAGCATAAGCTTGCGGCTGTACATGCTGCAGTAAAGAGCACAATTCAAGCCACATAAAATGTGTTTCAGTGATGCCAGTACCGATGAAATTCTGTTCGCTCCATTCCTAGCCATTGCCATTAAAACAACCCGCAATATTAACTGACAACAGATGATTTTCCGCTAACTGAAACAATTCGGGATAGGCATCCTTTAAAGGCTACTGTACCGCCCAGACAGCATACCAAAATGGTATAGCAGCCCCGTTCCCCGCACTAGAATCCACTGAACCTACAAAATGATTATTAACCAGTAACTCATAATTATCAAAAATGAGCATATCTCTCCACGAAATAAAATCTCTCTTCTCCACCACAGAACAATCACCAATAAGGACTTTCAACTTCAAATTACCATATCTTGATTTTAGAATACTTCGCCAAATCGCCTCATTATCCGTTAAAATCCTCCACTTCCAATTGCTAATCAAAGCTGCGTTCATTATTTCCACATTCTTGACACCTAATCCTCCTTCCTCTCTAGATTTGCACACGGTATCCCAAATCACCCAATGAATTGACCTTTTATGATCCCCTCACTCCAAAGAAATTTACTTTGAATTGATCTAATCTCATTGAGAACATTCGAAGGTGCCTTGTAGAAGGACAAAAAATAAATAGGAATGGTATTTAGCATCGCATTAATCAACACAACTCGACCTGCTACATTGAGATTCACACCTCTCCACACAGTTAACTTCTTCCTCAAAAGATTAATTAGATCTTTCCACATTGAGAGTTTCCTTGGATTGTCTCCCACTTTTACACCAAGAAACGTGAATGGAAAACTTCCCACTTTGCAAGCAAGAAAAGCCGGTGCCGCATCTAAATACCAATCTCCCACATTAATCCCATAAAGATTACTTTTATGGAAGTTTATCCTCAATCCCAACATTAGCTCAAAACCCTTAAGAATGGTTTTCATACTCCATAAATTAGCGGTATGTCTGTTACCCTAAGATTTCGACTTGCTAATAATGGTAAGTAATATCTAAAATATATGAGATTATTAAACATTCTAAGTTAAAACAGTTTGACTAAGAAGTTCTTTTAGTAATGACTGTTCGACTAAAAGGCCATAATTGCCATGATCATTTCGACTAAAAATGTGTACATACCATGGTCATTCGACTAAAATGTGTAAAAAACTTAGGGGTTTTGCCAAGTGTAGAGTTGAAGTCGGAAGACACCAGAAGCCAAAGGTGACAGTTTTCAGACGGTTTTCAGCAGTTTCTAaaagacgcgtggaagtctcacaaacgaagatgctgcatgtcgaggacgtgttggctagtaattagtcgaccgttagtagtagttattatgttttcactatttaagcaagtttcagatgaatagtttagggtccgcattttctacagaaCACAAGTAAAAACTCAAATCTTTGTGCAAAATGAGTAATGattgcaactttggaatgtatgtataCGTACCAATTTAAGTTTATACAATCGTCGTTTTATGCATTACTTTCAGTACTAATTTACTGCATTTATTACAATTTATAGTCTCTATTTAGTGCAATTATTTGTTACTTTCAGTGCATTCACTTACGTTACTTTATTACTGCATTTAGTATCAATTGAATTCatacaaacaacaaagaaaatcaattagtcctggaatattctagttgattccgcaaaagtaacctttaaaaaggaaactagcgattgtttaccatatttctgggtaaacaatctcCCTCCGCCACAATGATAGTATCGTATGCGAATTGTAGGATATCTACTTCCTCGTTGTCATTGATCTTAAACCCGCAAAAATCacctatttctttttcttttttcactaGGCCGGTTAGGACTTACATAACCAAAACGAACAAAAAAGGTGATAACGGATCTCCTTGACGAAGACCTTTCTCAACCTTGAAATCCCTCGTATCACTTCAATTGACAAGAACGAAC
The Vicia villosa cultivar HV-30 ecotype Madison, WI linkage group LG6, Vvil1.0, whole genome shotgun sequence genome window above contains:
- the LOC131611690 gene encoding F-box/kelch-repeat protein At3g23880-like: MNLIPTCHRRSPVYLPEELIAEVLSILPVKSLLQLRCVSKSWKSLISNPIFVKQHLNRSTRNANLTLVSSFLNEGVAAFCLLEKPPITVNLSYDPYHQLKDKDHTFVIGSCNGLICFLGLSFFNEHTEMRLRVWNPATRAISEKLGFSSYDNASHPPTLIFGYDDSTGTYKVAYFISHTTQVRVFSLGHNVWRNIQNSPLDHDCIMNVVQLSGSFIWLANHNYIGKKIVIVSLNLGTEIHTQLLPPPSFDDEPIINPNLSVLKDCLCFSHDFNQTHFVIWQMKEFGVEDSWTQFLKISYRNNLQIDCPFNEFRHNLLPLCLLEKNDTLLLTDAYQRHIILYNWRDNRVKRINQSWPFHNYVESLVWYC